The segment TGTACCATCGCATGCCACCCATGCGCTTTATGATGATGCGCCACTGATCTTCGGCGGACGCATCTGCCGGGCCCCATCGAAGGATGAGGCCACGGCATCGCATTCCGGGGCCCGCTCGGGCCCCTTTGCCTTCTCGCACGGTCTGGGCGCGGGGTCGCCCTGAATATGTGCGTCGGCCGCAACCAGTGGGGCTCCGAGCGTACGGGACATCGCCACGATCCTGTGCTCGGCAGGATCCGTAGGGTCGCTGGGCGGTGTGGCGCTTGTGACGGCGATTTCGTGGTCCTGGCCCCGACGGGCGCCAGAGGGTCTTGGTAGCGAGGGACTGAGCCCGCGGGGTATCCAGGGGATTATCGGCGTGCGATTTGTCGGGTTAGACCTCAAGATTTAAGTGTGCCGTGATCAGTCCTCACGATCGGTTCTCCGCTGCGCCTGGGCCGACGCGCTAAGGGAGGTCGGTCGCACGATCGCGTGATCTCCGGAGAGGCGCCGGTTGGCGTGATCCCGGACGATTCCACGGTGGTCGATAGAGAAGGTGTGCGCGGCATGTGCGGCACGTATATCGACAGGCGGCGAGAGGGATAATCCAATGGCCGCATAGGGCCGGAATCGTTCCGGGCGGCCTTCAAAGAGCGGCGCGGGCGCCCAGCAGGGGCGATGACTACGATACCGCGCCTATCGCAAACGGTTGGGCGTGGCGCTGGTCGTCGTTTGATTGCCCGAGGCGCCGATGACCGACCGGCCCGTCAAGGCAACGTGTCAACGCCGTGGAGATCGCATCTTTGGCCCGATGCCTCTCTGCAGCGGGGGTCTGAGCAGCTTTTTTGGACGCGATCCCGGTGTGCTTATAGTGCGGCAAGTCCCGCCATGATGCGCCATTGTCGGCCATGGCGATGGCGCGCCGGGTGGTCGATCCCAAAGAGCGGACGCCGCCCCTGTCCTCGCTGGTACGCTCTTTCGGTCCCTGCGTCACAATCGCGGCACCCGGCGCGTCGTGGATCTGTAGGCAACTGCGTGCACGGGCGTGTGCGATTGCGATGTAGGCGCGCTGACCTGACCGGGCCCGGGCAAGCGGGATCAGGCGGCTTTTCTCCCCTCCGTGTCGTGCCGACGGCAGTCGTACAGTACGCGAGGCCGTCTTTTCGGTATTTGGCGACGGCCGGGTATTGAGTCTCGCCAGCATAATATGAAATTATGCCCTATCGGAAAAACTAATGGGCCGAGCATGAGAGTGCGCCTTCCCGAGCTCGCCCGCATCGTATCGGATGGGCATACCCCTAGGGGTCGCGGGTGTCTGGTATGAGGGGAACCGGACGCCTCCCCGGGGGACTCGTAACCCATCGGCTTTCCGGGCCGGTGCGCGTGATCACGGCCGTCTATGGCCTGCTGGAGCGATCGACCGGGCCGATCGTGGATCTCCTGATTCGCCTGTGGCTCGCCAAGGTCTTTTTCGTCTCGGGCGTACTCAAGATCTTTGGTGTCAGTGTCGAGCCCTACCTGTCGCGCGTCGCCTATCCCGTGCCGTGGGTGGAACCGCTCAGCCCCACCTATCTGGGCGCGGCCCTGCAGATGACCATCCCGATCCTGCTCGCATTGGGGCTTGCGACCCGATGGGCGGCGCTTTATATGCTCATCCTCGTGCTGGTGGTCCAGCTGAACTACCTGCCCTTGGACATCAACCTGTATTCAGCGGTGTTGTTTGGATGGTTGGTCGTCTGCGGCGCCGGCCCGCTGTCGCTGGATCATCTGTTGGCGCGCGGCTTGGGGGATACCGCGCTACCCTTGGCCACGCCTCTGACGCGCCTGGCGCGCGCCATCACGCGCTATCTCCGGCCCTATTATCAATTGTTCGTCCGGCTATGGCTGGCCTTGGCGCTGTGCGCGGTCAGCACCAAGATGTCATTGCCGGTCGGGTTGGCAAGGCTCATCCCCCAAGACTCGCTTGCACATTTCGCGCCGGCACCCGTGCTGGCCTTGACTGGTGCCTTGCTCCTGGCGCTGGGTCTGGCGGCGCGCCCCATGGCGCTCCTGCTCATCGCGGTCGTGGCCGGCATGCACGTGGCGGGTGCAGCCGGTCCGGCCGATGTCTATTTCGTGATGACGCTCGCACTGCTCGGCCTGTACGGATCGGGTCCGCTGTCGCTCGACCGACAGATCGCGCGCATCTTTTGGACGATCAGCGCACAGCAGGCTATCGTGCCAGAGGGTGCCCCGCGCGTGGTGATCGTAGGCGCCGGCTTCGGGGGCTTGGCGTGCGCGTCGCGGTTGACGCGGGCGCCGCTCCAGGTGACCTTGATCGATCGTCACAACTACCATCTGTTCCAGCCTCTATTGTATCAGGTGGCCACGGCCTCCTTGTCGCCGGCCGACATCGCCACGACCGTGCGCGGCCTTTTTTGTGAATACTTGAACGTGAAGGTCCTGTTGGCCGATGTCACTGGGGTCGATACCGATCGGCAGGCCGTACTGATCGGGGAACGGCGTGTGCCTTATGATTACCTGGTGCTGGCCACGGGTGCCTCACATAGTTACTTCGGGCGCGACGAGTGGGCACCTCATGCACCGGGCCTGAAGACCATCGACGACGCTGTGGAGATACGACGGCGCATTCTCGCCGCCTTTGAGCGCGCCGAATCCGCGGAAGATCCGGCCGAACGCCGGAGTCTGCTCACATTCGTGATCGTCGGCGGCGGACCGACGGGGGTGGAGCTGGCAGGCGACATCGCCGAACTCGTGCGCTACGGCATGGACAAGGAATTCCGTCACTTCGACCCTGCCAGTGCGCGCGTGGTGTTGGTGCAGTCGGCTGCGCGCCTCTTGCCGACCTTTCCCGAGGCCTTATCGCGCAAGGCACAGCATTCGCTCGAACGGCTGGGGGTCGAGGTCGCGCTGGAAAGCAAGGTGGCGGATATCGACCCGGATGGCGTGCTCGTAAACGGTCGGCGGATCGCATCGCGTACCGTATTGTGGGCCGCTGGGGTGGTGGCGTCACCGGCCGCGCAGTGGCTCCAGGCCCCGGCGGATCGCAGCGGACGGGTGAAGGTTGAAGCCGACCTCTCGGTGGCCGGCCTGCCCAATGTGTTTGTCATAGGGGACACGGCCTTGGTCAACGCCTGGAAGGGAAAACCCGTGCCTGGCCTGGCGCCGGCGGCAAAGCAGGGTGGGAGCTATGTCGCGAGGGCGATCCTCGCGAGGTTGCGCGGCGAGGCGCTGCCGCCATTCCGCTACCGCCACATGGGCAGTCTTGCCACCATCGGCCGTAAGGCGGCGGTGGCGAGTTTCGGTGGCGTCAATGTGAGCGGCGCGCCGGCATGGTGGCTGTGGGGCGCGGTTCATGTGGCGTTTCTCGTGGGCTTGCGTAACCGCATCGCGGTGATGTTCAGCTGGTTTTGGGCCTACCTCACCTTCAAGCGTGGGACGCGCCTCATAACCGGAGACGGGAGGCCGGCGGGGGAGGATCGCGGGTGACCGTGATCCGACGGTCTTGAAGATAGCGGCTCACCCGTGGCGCCCTCGACAGCTGGCATAGCCCGCCGTATGTGGGCGTTCTGCGCAGGGGTATGGTCCCTGGCTGGTCGCGGCGCCGTCACGTCGTGGGGGCGGCTCATGATCGCTCCGTGGAAGCGGCGAGAGGCCTGCCATCGCCCTGCCGGCACGCCGCATGCTGGGGGCGGGGTTTGTCTGCCATCAATATCAGAACCGCCAGCCTTTCCCAAGGCTCATGTCGAAAAGGGAGGGAAGGGCATAGGATTGGCAACGCCGTGATCGGGGCTGGTCAGTCGGTCGAAAGATAAGAGGGGGTGTCAATCTATGGCCAATCGGCTTCCAGCGGTCTTTTTGGGGCACGGCAATCCCATGCAGACCTTGGCACATAATGACTACACAGAGGCGTGGCGCCAGCTGGGCCTGGACATGCCAAGGCCCAGGGCGATCCTCGCGATCTCGGCGCACTGGTATGGGCCTGGGGCGGCGGTAACGGTCGCGACGGCCCCGAGAACGCTTCATGATTTCGGCGGATTTCCGCGGGAACTCTACCAGATTCAGTACCCGGCACCCGGCGATCCTGGGCTCGCCGGCAGTATCCAGCGGCTGTTGGCGCCGGTTGCGGTCAGTGCGGATGAAAGCTGGGGGCTCGATCATGGCACGTGGTCGGTCCTGCGTCATGTCTATCCCGATGCCGACATTCCGGTCGTGCAACTCCGCATCGACGCCACAAAGGGCCCGGATCACCATTTCGATATCGGCCGAATGCTCGCGCCTTTGCGGGACGAGGGTGTACTGATTGTCGGAAGCGGCAATCTCATACATAACCTTCGGATGTATGCCTGGGACCGGCCGTTGCGGGAGCCTTACGACTGGGCGGTGCGCTTCGACAACAAAGTCCGGGAGCTGGTGCGCGAAGGGGACTTCGCACCACTCATCCATTACGAGGCGCTCGGACGGGACGCGACCCTCTCGATACCGACGCCGGACCACTATCTGCCGCTACTCTATGTCCTTGGTGCCCGACGACCCGGTGATGGCATCCGCTTTCCGGTCTCGGGTATCGAGGGAGGGGCGCTTTCCATGCTCGCGGTGCAGGTCGGGTAGGCTACCGCCGCGGGCGAATCTCTGTGGCCTTTGCGATTTCGGCCACCTGTGGCGATATTGCTGCCAATCGGCTGGTATCCCCATCGATCCCGGTGTCCTGCTTGTCCGGGTGCGCGGCGGTTGCTTAGGTGGGCCGCCGGTAACGCCGCGCGCCAGACCGCAACGTCGGACTATCGCCCCTACAGCAACCTGGAGTCGATCAGGCGCACGGGCGGAGCGAGTCGCCGTAGCGTCATGCGGGTATCGACAAGACCATCGTTGCCCGTCGCACCCAAATCTACGAGGAGGCCCCGCGCTGCGTCCGGAACGTTGGCATCGTGGCATCCGGAACTGGTCATGGCCCAGGGAGGTATGGTTCAATCGCCCTGTTCTGGGCAAACAAGGCACCTCACAATGCGCCGCGGCTTAGATGACCGGGTAACAGGTACCTTGACAGCCACTGAAGCCGGCGGATAATCAGAAATCGATGTGATGATACAGGCGACGACGCGACCGATCCTCAAGGTCACCAATCTATCGAAGGTCTATGCTTCGGGTTTTCAGGCGCTGAAGGGCGTCAATCTGGACATCCACGAGGGCGAAATCTTCGCCTTGCTCGGCCCAAACGGCGCCGGCAAGACAACGCTTATCAGCATCATCTGCGGAATCGTCACTCCCGGCACGGGGAGCGTCACGGTCGACGGGCACGATATCGCGCGGGACTACCGGGCCGCGCGCTCCCTGATCGGGCTTGTGCCGCAGGAGTTGACCACGGAGGCCTTCGAGTCCGTCTGGAGGACCGTCTCCTTTAGTCGTGGCCTGTTCGGCAGGCCCCCAAACCCCGCCCATATCGAAAAGGTGCTGAAGGACCTTTCGTTGTGGGATAAGAGAGACAATAAAATCATAACGCTTTCCGGGGGCATGAAGCGGCGGGTTCTCATCGCGAAGGCGTTGGCCCATGAGCCGCGCGTCCTGTTTCTCGACGAGCCCACGGCAGGCGTCGATGTCGATTTGCGGCGCGATATGTGGCAGCTGATGCGCAATCTGCGCGCCTCCGGCGTCACGATCATCCTCACCACCCACTACATAAACGAAGCCGAAGAAATGGCCGACCGGGTCGGCGTCATGAGAAAAGGTGAGATCATTCTCGTGAAAGACAAGGTCGAGCTCATGCGCGATTTGGGCAAGAAGCAGCTTTGGCTTCAGCTGCAGAAACCATTGGGCGAGATCCCTGTCGCGCTTTCGATGTATCCTTTGGAGCTGTCCGGCGACGGCACCTGCCTGACCTATACCTACGATACGCATGACGGGCGTGTCGGTATCATGGACTTCCTAAAGCGCCTCGGCGAAACGGGAATCGATTTCCGGGATTTTCGGACCACGGAGAGTTCCTTGGAGGAGATTTTCGTGAACCTTGTCAAGGAAGGGGCATGAACCTTTACGCCGTACGCGCGATTTATACATGCGAGATGGCGCGCACCTGGCGCACTCTGATGCAAAGCATCGTGGCCCCGGTGATTTCCACATCGCTGTATTTTATCGTGTTCGGCTCCGCGATCGGCTCGCGTATGCCGATCGTCGGCGGAGTAAGCTATGGGGCCTTCATCGTGCCCGGCCTCATTATGTTGTCGCTGCTGACCCAAAGCATCTCGAACGCGGCGTTTGGTATCTATTTCCCGAAATTCGCGGGCACGATCTACGAGCTTTTGTCGGCACCGGTATCCACGATGGAGATCGTCGTAAGCTACGTAGGGGCCGCCGCAACAAAGTCGATCGTCTTGGGGGTCATTATCCTCGCAACGGCGGCGTTCTTTGTGCCGCTGCGCGTGGAGCATCCGGCGTGGATGCTGGGGTTCTTGCTGCTCACTGCGGCCACATTCAGTCTCATTGGTTTTATTATCGGTATTTGGGCCGATGGCTTTGAAAAGCTGCAGGTCGTGCCGCTTTTGATCGTCACACCGTTGACCTTCCTTGGGGGGAGCTTTTACTCCATCAAGATGTTGCCGCCCTTCTGGCGGACCGTGGCCTTGTTCAATCCGGTGGTGTATCTCATAAGCGGGTTTCGCTGGAGCTTCTATGGCTCGGCGGATGTGGGTGTCGGCATTAGCTTGGGCGTTACGCTTGGATTCCTTTTGGCCTCCGTCGTGATCGTGACGTGGATCTTCGAGACCGGCTATAGGCTCAAGGCCTAACCTTCCGTAAACGATCCTGGTGTGGGCCGAAGTCGGACATGGGATGGCGCGGGCGCCCTCCGGCGCTGCCGTGGGCGCATCTCCTGAGTACACTCGCACGCCGGTCCGCGGCTTCCCAATACTCCTTACAGAGCTCGCCACCATCGTGCGCAATACTTGTACGCTCTTGGGTGTGGATGATGCCTCGCCCTTTACCATCACGACCCAGCCGCCCCCCTTCAGCAGTGCGCCATGGGGTGTGTGGCGAACTTCCCGGTGTAACCAGTACGAGGAACTGCGTTGTCCAGATAGCCAATGGAAATATCCATGACAGCCGGTTTCGGCGGGGAAGAACTAATGACGAGTTTAGGGAATGTGTGAATTGCCCCCGGATTTCGCCAATCGCGAGGCTCGGAATCCGCATTTCGACAAAGTGGAAGGCGTAGATGCCCCGTATCATGCCGTAATCGGGCTTAGTTGGGTCGTTCGAGGGGCTTTTGTGGTCTGGAACCCGAATTCCGGACAGACTACGCCCTTGCCGGTCGTAACTTCAAAGGCCGCTCCGGCGGGATCGAGCGGCCGGCCGACGTCGCTGTACACCGTCGTGAGGATATGATCCGGCGAGGCCAAAGCCATTATCTCTAACAAGCGGCGCGCGCCCCAACATCCTGGACTGTGACGGGTTCAATACATTGTAAGATGGCATTTCTGGCATTGGTGGCCAACATCAACGAAGAGGCCCCCAAGGACTGTTCTGGCGCAAGGAAATAAACCTCAACTCTCAGGGTGCCGCGCTCGCGTAGAAGTCGCCACAAATGGTGGATCAGCTTCTCTCTGCCAGCAAACGAGGCCGCCGGACAAGCGTGGTTTGCGGAATCGGAGTACCGTAGCGCTACGGGCTGGACTGTGACGTCGGCCTCTATGGCCACGGCAAAAAGACGCGGATGAAACATCTGGACTGTCTGTCCATCGCTTGTGGTTCCTTCCGGAAACAGGATGATCGATTCTTGCCGACGCAGGGCCGCGACCATTTGGGCGTCGACGATTGTTGACGCACCGCGATCGCCGCGCTTAATGTAGATGGTGCCTCCTTGCCCCGCGAACCAGCCTATCAGTGGCCACGAACGGATCTCCGATTTCGCCACGAAATGCCCTGGTATAACGGCACCCACCGCAGCGAACTCCACCCACGAGATATGATTGGCGACGATGAGGGCGGGCGCGGCCGCCGGTATTCCATAGAGCCGCAACTCGAGGCCCAAGATGCGCAAAAGGCGGCGGTGCCACCAACGAACGATCCGCTGGCCGCGCGGCGTTCGCATAAGAGTGCCCGCCGGGAACACTAAGGCAATGCCCCCGCCCAGAGCTATATGCCCGATTATACCCATCAGGCGAGTCACCGCGCCCCCGGGAATCTTCATGGGGGCGCGTTCAAGGCACACCGCCAAAAACGTAATCGGCCTACATAGCCCAAGATGTGGCGGTGCCGTGGCCCCCAATGTGGCCTGCTACCAGCGGTCGCCGCGCTTGCGCCGTGCAAGGTCCACCGGCCGAACCGTTCTAGGTCTTGGGGCAGCCTTGTGTGCGCCGTTGCCCCTCCGCCAGTCAGTGTGGGAAAAGTGGATGGAGGCGCCGCGGCTACCGGTGCGCCACGGACGCGCACGGACCAAGGGACGATACTTTAGCGGTATGCCCGCATGGTACAAAGGACGAGGCACATAAAGGCACGTCAACGGGCCTCATCAGATCCTAGTGGCGACCCGCTGCACCATCAAGCGACATCCATTATCGTATGCCATCTTCAAGGTCGACAGGAGCGGCCCACGATCATGGCCACTGGGTTTAAGGAGAATTATGTCGTTTCAATGAGACAATCATGGACAGGAGTATGAGCGATGGCGATAGAGATGGAGACAACGCCCGATGCGGGAATCGCGATATTTAACACGCATATCGAAGCCGAAAACGCAATAAAATTGTTGTCCCGTTCCGGGGTCGACATCAAAAAATTATCTATTATTGGCAAGGGATATCATAGCGAAGAGCAGCCTCTGGGCTTTTATACGGTGGGTGACCGCATGAAGGTTTGGGGCGGTCTGGGTGCATTCTGGGGCGGTTTGTGGGGTTTGTTATTTGGCTCCGCCTTCTTCTTTATCCCGGGTATAGGCCCATTGCTGGCGGCGGGCCCTATCATATCCATGATAGTGGGCGCGGGAGAAGGGGCCGTAGTCGTGGGTGGCCTATCCGCACTGGGGGCAGGGCTCTATACCCTGGGTTTTACGAAACATCATATTATTAAGTATGAGACGGAACTGAAGGCCAATAAATATCTATTGATTGTGCATGGAAATGCTGCCGAAAGGGCACAGGTTGCCGCGATTTTGACGGCCGACAAAAGCGAGCGGGCAGCTGTGGAGGCGTAATTTCGTGACGCAGAGCGGAGAGGGAGCAGATATAAACGGCTCTGTCGAAGTTCATGTGGGTTGGCCCGTTATATGCAAGTTGATCTGCGAGAAGTCGAGCTTACCGGTGATCAGGAAGATCACGGTACGAATAGTCGCGAACCGGCAATAGACGCGGCCTTGCGCTTGGCGGCCTGGAAGAGGCCCATTCACGGCGACGAGGCGCGATCGCGGCCGGGAGGCCAAGGACGGCCCTCTTGACCTGCGTGACGGGGTTGCCGGCAGGGAGCGCGATGCCCCATTCCTTAATGCAGATATTTAGGCCGTGCGAGATGAGGGAAAGGTCATGCTTGACGGTCTGCGCCGCGTACCCCTTTGCCATCTGCTGGTCGCGATACTTGGCCAGGGCCGATGACGTGATGGCGGCCAGGGAGAGGGCGCCCAAGCCTTCCCGCACGTTCCGGGCATGGTAGGTGACTGGGCGCGTGCTCTTTTTGGTCGGCAAGACCTCGCGCGCATAGCGGTCCAGGGCATCGGCCAGGGTCGTGTTCTCGGCCTCGGCATGGGAAACGAAGACCCCGCGGCGCATGGCGTTCTCGATGCCACCAGCCCAGGCCTGCGCCTCGCTCTTCGTGTCAAAGGTCAAGGGTCTGCTTGGGGGTATCCCTTGCGCCGGACAAGCGCTTGCCAGACCCGCTTACCACCTGGCCCCGAACGTTGAACGTAGGTCGCCATGCGACACCTCTTTTTGATGGATTTGTCGCAGGATTGTCGTAAAATCCGATAGTGTCCCGCTAGGGCGCCTCGTAAGTCCTTGATTTTATGGTGCCCCGAGCCGGAATTGAACCGGCGACCTGCCGCTTAGGAGGCGGCCGCTCTATCCACTGAGCTACCGGGGCGGACTGGGGCATTATACGCAATGCCCTTTACGACCCATAGGGGCGTGGTCACGCCCCTATGGGGTCTACGGGGGTCGGCCATGACCAATGCCCTTGGTTATTGCGGGCCTCGGGCTACTGCGTCTGGGGTAGCCGCTATCCGCGTGGACGCAGAAGCGCGCGCAAATCTTGGGTGAGTTCCTTATGTGGTCGCGTCGTGAGATCTTTCGGGATCTTGTCAATGACCTTTTTAGCGGTCTGTGCCGACAGATTGGCCTGCAGGGTACCCAGGAAGCCGGGTTCGGCCACCAGGATGAGGGATTCATACAGGTGGTTGGTTCGCCCCTTGTCCAGGACTCGGGCCAGAGTCTTCGCAAAGCGCGAAGCGGCCTCTTCTTTCGCGGACATCTCGGTGGCCATGGCATGGCGTCCGGAGCCCTTGCGATCGAAGGTGCGTCCGGGTTTATCGGTCGATAGGGCCCGCTCCGGTATGCGTGCCTCTGGATACACGAGGGGTTCGAGTTCTTCCCAGTCGCGCCCATTGCTGGGCACCGCGTTGGGCTTAGCAACGATTCGGGCGCGCGCCCGGTCAGCGACCAATATCCATGTGTAGTCCATAGGCCTCGGCTCTCTCGTTTGTTGCAATCGATCCGTTAGCGGGTCACAACGCTGGTGTCGCGATGGCCCATCTGAAGGGCCCGCGCAACTGGCGCCGTTCTATGGCTTGCTTCGCTATTGAGGGCGATTGTACGCGGTTTCAGGACAGGATTCACTGACCGAAAGGGTATAGACAAACCAAGCGGTCTCGGTGCGGGTGAGCCATCCCACTGGGCGGCGATGGCCTCGGCGAGGCATGCGCGGACTATTGTCTCCACGGAGACCGTCTCACCGCGAGCCCCCAAAGCCCTGGGCACCTATGCCCTGGAGGCCTTGTGTGCGTCGTTTGGCCGCGTCGATCGCCCCCGGGCCGCGGGAATGCAGGCCGTCTTTGCGTGTCGGCCGTATGCCGGGCTGATGTTACGAGACGGCGGGCGGCCGTATGGATCGGGTTGTCTGTACGGCGCCGGGCAGGCATGATTGCAGGCTGCTAATCATAAGGGAGTGCTCATGGAGGTACGCGCAGCAGTCGCTTATGCGGCCGACCGGCCATTGGTGTTGGACACCGTGCAGCTCGACGGGCCTCGCGCCGGCGAGGTGCTTGTCGAGATCAAGGCGACAGGAGTCTGTCATACCGATGCCTTCACCTTGTCAGGAGGGGACCCCGAGGGGCGTTTTCCCACCATCCTGGGGCACGAAGGCGCGGGCGTGGTCGTGGATGTGGGGCCTGGGGTCCGATCGCTTCGTCCCGGCGATCACGTTATCCCGTTGTATACGCCGGAATGTCGTGAGTGCGAATACTGTCTGAGCGGCAAGACCAATCTCTGTCAGGCGATCCGCGCGACCCAGGGGCGCGGGGTAATGCCCGACGGCACCAGTCGTTTTTCCATCGGCGGGCAGCCGCTCTACCATTACATGGGGACCAGTACCTTCGCCAACTACACGGTCCTTCCCGAGATCGCGCTTGCGAAGATTCGCGAGGATGCCCCGTTCGACAAGGTCTGCTATATCGGTTGCGGGGTCACGACCGGCATAGGTGCGGTGATCTACACCGCCAGGGTGCGCGCCGGCGACAACGTCGTGGTGTTCGGTCTCGGCGGGATCGGTCTGAATGTCATCCAGGGGGCGCGCATGGCGGGGGCCGACCGGATCGTGGGGGTCGATATCAACCCCGGTAGACGCGCAATCGCGGAGCGCTTTGGTATGACGCACTTCGTGAACCCGCGCGAGGTGGAGGACGATCTCGTACCCTATCTCGTGAGCATCACCAAAGGTGGCGCGGATTTCAGCTTCGAATGCATAGGAAATGTGACGACCATGCGCCAAGCCCTGGAGTGTTGTCATAAGGGCTGGGGTACGAGCATCATCATAGGGGTGGCGGCGAGCGGCGAGGAGATCAGGACGCGCCCCTTTCAGCTTGTGACCGGACGCAACTGGCGGGGCTCAGCATTCGGGGGTGCCCGTGGGCGTACCGATGTCCCGAAGATCGTCGATTGGTATATGGAGGGCAAGATCAATATCGACGACCTGATTACGCACACCCTGCCGCTTGCCGAAATCAATACCGCTTTCGATCTCATGCGTCGGGGTGAGTCGATTCGAACTGTGCTGACGTACTAGACGACCATGACCGCAAATCTGAAGATTCTGGAGGAACATGCGTGCTTTGGCGGCCGTGTGGCGCGCTATGAGCATGCCTCGGAGAGCTGTCATGGCCCCATGCGTTTCTCGATCTATCTGCCCCCGCAGACCGTCACCGGGCGTGTCCCCGTCGTCTATTTTCTGGCGGGCCTCACGTGTACCGAGGAGACGTTCATGATCAAGGCCGGGGCGCAGCGTTACGCCGCGGAGTGGGGACTTGCCCTGGTCGCGCCCGATACCAGCCCGCGGCGCACGGGTATCCCGGACGAGACACGCGATTGGGACCTCGGCAGTGGTGCATCATTTTACGTGGACGCGACCGAGGAGCCTTGGAGTCGCCACTATCGGATGCACCAGTATGTCGCAGAAGAGCTCCCGGCCCTGGTTGCCGCATCGTTCCCCGTGGATGGCAACTGCCAGGCCTTGTGCGGTCACTCCATGGGCGGGCATGGGGCCCTGACCATCGGTCTGCGTCATGGGCACCGTTACCGTTCGCTGTCGGCTTTTGCCCCGGTGTGCGCCCCGAGCCGCACCCCCTGGGGCCAAAAGGCCTTTGGGGTCTATCTCGGGTCCGATGAGGCGCGTTGGCGGGATTACGATACCGTGGCGCTCCTGAAGGCCCGCGAGAGTCAGGCGCTCGCGCCCATGCTTGTGGATCAGGGTGGCGGTGACCCCTATCTCGAGCGCGAGCTAAAGACCCAATGGCTCGAGGGTTTGGGTGGCGGGGCGCTCACCCTGCGCTGGCATGAGGGGTATGACCATAGCTATTTTTTCATCGCAAGTTTCATAGGCGACCATATGGCCTTCCATGCGCGCCATCTGGGCGTCACCTAGCCCGTGCGCCGCGTGGTGGAGGCCGGCGTGCCCGAGGGCCAAGGCGCGCGTATCATGACGACAGGCCCGCGGAAGGGGCAGGAGCGCTCGCCGACCGCAAGACCAGGCCGGCCACGGGCGCATGGCATCAACCTCGAGAGAACTCCCGTGTCGCTTACGCTGATACGCCCTGACGACTGGCATGTCCATCTGCGCGACGAGGCCTTGCTGCGCGCGGTGCTGCCAGATACCGTGCGGCGTTTCGCGCGCGCCATTGTAATGCCCAACCTGAAGTCGCCGGTGCGTACCGTGGCCGAGGCCCGCGCGTATCGCGAACGGATCCTGGCGGCGCGACCGGCGGGATCGGCCTTCGAGCCTTTGATGACGCTGTATCTCACCGACAATACGCCAGTGGCCGAGATCGAGCGGGCCCGAGCCAGCGGTTTCGTTCATGGCGTGAAGTATTACCCGGCCGGCGCCACGACCCATTCGGACTTCGGTGTGACCGACATCGGACGGTGTGACGATGCGCTCGCCGCCATGGAGGCCTTAAGTTTGCCGTTGCTTGTGCATGGCGAGGTCACCGATTCCGCAGTCGACGTCTTCGATCGCGAGGCGGTCTTCATCGACCGCATACTCCAGAGGATCGTTGCGCGCTTCCCGAACCTCAAGATTGTGCTTGAGCATGTCACCACCCGCGATGGGGTGGAATTCGTCATGGCCGCGCCGGCCACGGTGGCCGCGACCCTCACCGCCCATCATCTGCTCTTGAACCGCAACGCCATGTTCCATGGCGGCATCCGTCCGCACGCCTATTGCCTGCCGGTCCTAAAGCGCGAGCGTCATCGCGAGGCCTTGGTGGCCGCTGCGATCTCGGGGAGC is part of the Acidiferrobacter thiooxydans genome and harbors:
- a CDS encoding ABC transporter permease translates to MNLYAVRAIYTCEMARTWRTLMQSIVAPVISTSLYFIVFGSAIGSRMPIVGGVSYGAFIVPGLIMLSLLTQSISNAAFGIYFPKFAGTIYELLSAPVSTMEIVVSYVGAAATKSIVLGVIILATAAFFVPLRVEHPAWMLGFLLLTAATFSLIGFIIGIWADGFEKLQVVPLLIVTPLTFLGGSFYSIKMLPPFWRTVALFNPVVYLISGFRWSFYGSADVGVGISLGVTLGFLLASVVIVTWIFETGYRLKA
- a CDS encoding lysophospholipid acyltransferase family protein, producing MRTPRGQRIVRWWHRRLLRILGLELRLYGIPAAAPALIVANHISWVEFAAVGAVIPGHFVAKSEIRSWPLIGWFAGQGGTIYIKRGDRGASTIVDAQMVAALRRQESIILFPEGTTSDGQTVQMFHPRLFAVAIEADVTVQPVALRYSDSANHACPAASFAGREKLIHHLWRLLRERGTLRVEVYFLAPEQSLGASSLMLATNARNAILQCIEPVTVQDVGARAAC
- a CDS encoding ABC transporter ATP-binding protein; its protein translation is MIQATTRPILKVTNLSKVYASGFQALKGVNLDIHEGEIFALLGPNGAGKTTLISIICGIVTPGTGSVTVDGHDIARDYRAARSLIGLVPQELTTEAFESVWRTVSFSRGLFGRPPNPAHIEKVLKDLSLWDKRDNKIITLSGGMKRRVLIAKALAHEPRVLFLDEPTAGVDVDLRRDMWQLMRNLRASGVTIILTTHYINEAEEMADRVGVMRKGEIILVKDKVELMRDLGKKQLWLQLQKPLGEIPVALSMYPLELSGDGTCLTYTYDTHDGRVGIMDFLKRLGETGIDFRDFRTTESSLEEIFVNLVKEGA
- the ygiD gene encoding 4,5-DOPA dioxygenase extradiol — translated: MANRLPAVFLGHGNPMQTLAHNDYTEAWRQLGLDMPRPRAILAISAHWYGPGAAVTVATAPRTLHDFGGFPRELYQIQYPAPGDPGLAGSIQRLLAPVAVSADESWGLDHGTWSVLRHVYPDADIPVVQLRIDATKGPDHHFDIGRMLAPLRDEGVLIVGSGNLIHNLRMYAWDRPLREPYDWAVRFDNKVRELVREGDFAPLIHYEALGRDATLSIPTPDHYLPLLYVLGARRPGDGIRFPVSGIEGGALSMLAVQVG
- a CDS encoding FAD-dependent oxidoreductase, which translates into the protein MRGTGRLPGGLVTHRLSGPVRVITAVYGLLERSTGPIVDLLIRLWLAKVFFVSGVLKIFGVSVEPYLSRVAYPVPWVEPLSPTYLGAALQMTIPILLALGLATRWAALYMLILVLVVQLNYLPLDINLYSAVLFGWLVVCGAGPLSLDHLLARGLGDTALPLATPLTRLARAITRYLRPYYQLFVRLWLALALCAVSTKMSLPVGLARLIPQDSLAHFAPAPVLALTGALLLALGLAARPMALLLIAVVAGMHVAGAAGPADVYFVMTLALLGLYGSGPLSLDRQIARIFWTISAQQAIVPEGAPRVVIVGAGFGGLACASRLTRAPLQVTLIDRHNYHLFQPLLYQVATASLSPADIATTVRGLFCEYLNVKVLLADVTGVDTDRQAVLIGERRVPYDYLVLATGASHSYFGRDEWAPHAPGLKTIDDAVEIRRRILAAFERAESAEDPAERRSLLTFVIVGGGPTGVELAGDIAELVRYGMDKEFRHFDPASARVVLVQSAARLLPTFPEALSRKAQHSLERLGVEVALESKVADIDPDGVLVNGRRIASRTVLWAAGVVASPAAQWLQAPADRSGRVKVEADLSVAGLPNVFVIGDTALVNAWKGKPVPGLAPAAKQGGSYVARAILARLRGEALPPFRYRHMGSLATIGRKAAVASFGGVNVSGAPAWWLWGAVHVAFLVGLRNRIAVMFSWFWAYLTFKRGTRLITGDGRPAGEDRG